In a single window of the Ancylothrix sp. D3o genome:
- the dapA gene encoding 4-hydroxy-tetrahydrodipicolinate synthase has translation MRDFGRVLTAMITPFKADGSVNYEVAEKLATHLAANGSDGIVVCGTTGESPTLSWEEEHELFRVVKKAVADKAKVIAGTGSNSTKEAIEATQKAAKIGLDGSLQVVPYYNKPPQEGLYGHFKAIAEAVPEFPLMLYNIPGRTGQNLLPETVAKLAEISNIVAIKEATGNLDQASQVRQLTPPEFGIYSGDDSLTLPLLSVGGCGVVSVASHLVGLQIQQMIEAFCTGKPQEALKIHLQLFPLFKDLFLTTNPIPVKAALKLQGWDVGKPRLPLCEAPASVEEKLKEVLKELSLL, from the coding sequence ATGAGAGATTTTGGACGAGTTTTGACGGCAATGATTACGCCGTTTAAAGCAGACGGAAGCGTTAATTACGAAGTCGCAGAAAAACTAGCGACACATTTAGCAGCAAACGGTTCAGATGGAATTGTTGTGTGCGGCACCACCGGCGAATCTCCTACCCTTAGCTGGGAAGAAGAACATGAACTATTTAGGGTAGTTAAAAAGGCAGTGGCAGATAAAGCAAAAGTTATTGCTGGCACCGGCAGTAATAGTACAAAAGAAGCCATTGAAGCCACCCAAAAAGCTGCTAAGATAGGATTAGATGGTTCACTGCAAGTTGTACCTTATTACAACAAACCTCCGCAGGAAGGACTTTACGGGCACTTCAAGGCAATTGCTGAGGCTGTGCCAGAGTTTCCGCTGATGCTTTATAACATTCCCGGCAGAACCGGCCAAAATCTTCTACCGGAGACAGTAGCCAAATTAGCGGAAATTAGCAATATCGTGGCAATTAAAGAAGCCACCGGCAACCTGGATCAAGCCAGTCAAGTCAGACAGTTGACACCGCCAGAATTTGGGATATATTCAGGAGACGACTCGTTAACGTTACCCTTGCTTTCGGTAGGTGGGTGTGGCGTAGTGAGTGTGGCATCTCACTTAGTCGGTCTCCAGATACAGCAGATGATAGAAGCGTTTTGCACCGGCAAACCCCAAGAAGCCCTCAAAATTCACCTGCAACTGTTTCCCTTGTTTAAAGATTTGTTTTTAACCACAAATCCTATCCCCGTCAAAGCAGCCCTAAAGCTTCAAGGTTGGGACGTAGGTAAGCCGCGTTTGCCCCTCTGCGAGGCACCGGCATCGGTGGAAGAAAAACTTAAAGAGGTGCTCAAAGAACTTTCCCTGCTTTAA
- a CDS encoding aspartate-semialdehyde dehydrogenase has translation MNQVKSYRVAILGATGAVGAELLELLDQRQFPLAELKLLASPRSAGQKVKFKGQELTVEAVTEQSFENIDIVLASAGGSTSKAWASTIVKAGAVMIDNSSAFRMNADVPLVVPEVNPDAAKNHKGIIANPNCTTILMSVAVWPLHQVQPVKRIVAATYQSASGAGARAMEEMKEQAKAILAGETPKTEIFPYPLAFNLFPHNSALNEQGYCEEEMKMVNETRKIFGDQQIRVTATCVRVPVLRAHSEALNLEFEQPFSPEKAREILANSPGVKLVEDWQANYFPMPKDATGKDEVLVGRIRQDISHPCGLDLWLSGDQIRKGAALNAIQIAELLAQQNLVAPALTTV, from the coding sequence ATAAATCAAGTGAAGTCTTATCGTGTTGCAATTTTAGGAGCCACCGGCGCCGTCGGAGCCGAATTACTGGAACTCCTCGACCAACGACAATTTCCCCTAGCTGAACTGAAACTTTTAGCCTCGCCACGTTCGGCGGGTCAGAAGGTGAAGTTTAAAGGCCAAGAATTAACCGTAGAAGCAGTAACCGAACAGTCCTTTGAAAATATCGATATTGTTTTAGCCTCGGCGGGGGGTTCAACTTCCAAGGCTTGGGCCTCTACAATCGTTAAAGCCGGTGCTGTAATGATTGATAACTCCAGCGCTTTTCGGATGAATGCCGATGTGCCGTTGGTGGTGCCAGAAGTCAACCCGGATGCAGCCAAAAACCACAAAGGCATTATTGCAAACCCAAACTGTACAACGATTTTAATGTCAGTGGCCGTGTGGCCTCTACACCAAGTCCAGCCGGTGAAACGCATTGTCGCTGCTACCTACCAGTCTGCCAGTGGGGCGGGGGCACGGGCAATGGAAGAAATGAAAGAACAAGCAAAGGCTATTCTTGCCGGTGAAACTCCCAAAACGGAAATTTTTCCCTACCCCTTAGCCTTTAATTTATTTCCGCATAACTCAGCCTTAAATGAGCAAGGGTACTGCGAAGAAGAAATGAAAATGGTTAACGAGACTCGGAAAATTTTTGGAGATCAGCAAATACGGGTGACAGCAACCTGTGTACGAGTGCCGGTGTTGCGGGCCCATTCAGAAGCCCTTAACTTAGAATTTGAGCAACCGTTTAGCCCCGAAAAAGCCAGAGAAATTTTAGCCAACTCACCAGGGGTTAAATTAGTCGAAGATTGGCAAGCAAATTATTTCCCCATGCCCAAGGATGCCACAGGTAAAGATGAGGTATTGGTGGGGCGCATCCGTCAAGATATCTCTCACCCCTGCGGCTTAGACTTGTGGTTATCGGGGGATCAAATTCGCAAAGGCGCTGCTTTAAATGCCATCCAAATAGCAGAATTACTCGCCCAGCAAAATTTGGTAGCACCGGCTTTAACCACTGTGTAA